The window GGCAGGCCTCGGTAATGACCGCGGCGATCGTGTCACCGAACCTGGCGAACGACTCCTCCACCGCGGCGACGTCGTTGTAGGGCAACACGATAGTGTCGGCGGCGGTCGCGCCGGTGACACCCGGCGAGGACGGCAGGCCCAGCGTCGCGACACCCGAGCCCGCGTCGGCCAGCAGCGCATCGACGTGGCCGTGATAGCAGCCGGAGAACTTGATGACCTTCGAACGGCCGGTGAACCCGCGGGCCAGGCGCACCGCGCTCATGGTGGCCTCGGTGCCCGAGTTCACCAGCCGCACCCGCTCCACCGGTTCCACCCGGGCGACGATCTCGGCGGCCAGCTCCGTCTCCCCCGGCGTCGGGGCGCCGAACGACAACCCGTCGGCCGCCGCCCGCTGCACCGCCTCCACGACGGCGGGGTGGGCATGCCCGAGGATCATCGGGCCCCATGAGCACACCAAGTCGACGAAGCGGTTGCCGTCGGCGTCGGTCAGCCAGTACCCCTGCCCCGACGTGATGTAGCGGGGGGTGCCGCCGACGGAGTTGAAGGCCCGCACCGGCGAGTTCACCCCGCCGGGAATTACCGCGCAGGCCTCGGCGAACATCCTCGCCGAGACGGCGGTCGAGGCGGCCTGATCCGCACTGCTCATGGCCACCAGTGTCCCAGCCAGGACGGGATAGCCGACGACAGGGTGTAGGAGATCACTTTCCGGTGGTAGACACCGCGGGACGCTCGTATGCAGTAAGCCTATTCTTTTAGCCGTGTCCTCCGTATCCGACCGCATGAGCCGGCGCCGCCTGGCGTCCGGCGCTGAGGTGGACACCCCCGCCACAGTCACCCTCGCCGACCTCGAACGCGGCCAACGGGCCCGGGTTGTCGGCTACGGCGACGAGGTCGCCGGCAGCACCGCCCGCCGCTTCTTCGACCTGGGCATCGTGCCCGGCATCGAGGTCACCATGGTGCGCCGGGCACCGCTGCGCGACCCCGTGGTCTTCCGCGTCGGCGATTACGAGATCGCGCTGCGCGCCGCCCAGTCCCGCTGTATCCACGTGGAACCCGCAAGTTGAGCGGGCACCATCACCACGGCGGCGGCACCGCCGAGGCCAACGTCGGCCTGACCCGGTTCGCCGTGGTCGGCAGCCCCAACTCGGGCAAGACCACCCTGTTCAACGCCATGACCGGGCTGCACGCCAAGACCGGCAACTACCCCGGTGTGACCGTCGCCCGCTTCGAGGGCCGGATGCGACTGGGCGAGCACGACACCGTTGTCGTCGAGGACCTGCCCGGCACCTACAGCCTGGACCCGATCAGCCCGGACGAGCAGATCGTCGTCGACGTCCTCGACACTGACCACCACAACACCCGCGTCGACGTCCCCGACGCCCTGCTGGTCCTGCTCAACGCCACCACGCTGCGCCGCTCGCTGGGCCTGCTGGCCCAGCTGCTGCAGACCGGGCTGCCGGTGTGCGTGGTGCTGACTTTCGCCGACGACCTGGCCCGCCGCCGCGGACGCCTCGACGTCGAGGCACTGTCGAGAGCGCTGGGGGTTCCGGTGGTCGCGGTGGTGGCCGGGCACCGCGACGGTGTCGAGGCGCTGCGCGCGGTGATGGCCGACCACCGGTCGTGGACCACCCCGGTGGTGCTGCCGCCGACCGACACCGCCGAGGTCACCGCGTGGGTGGACTCGGTGCTGGCCGCCGCCGACTACAGCGTGCCCGACCTCGACCACCGCACCCGGCGAATCGACGCGGTGTTGCTGCACCCGGTGGCCGGCACCGTGGTGTTCCTGCTGACGATGTTCGTCTTCTTCCAGACGATCTTCACCGTCGCCGCCCCGCTGCAGGATTTGGTCGGGCGGTTCTTCGGCTGGCTGGGCGAGCTCGTCGCCGAGCACATCCACATCTCGTGGCTCTCGGCGTTTTTGTCCGAGGCGGTCATCGGCGGTGTGGGCAGCGTGTTGGTGTTCGTGCCGCAGATCGCGCTGTTGTTCATCCTGATCGCATTGCTCGAAGGCACCGGCTACCTGGCCCGCGCGGCGTTCCTGATGGATCGCGTGATGGCGCGGGCCGGGCTGGAGGGCCGCGCATTCGTGGCGCTGCTGTCCTCGGTGGCGTGCGCGATCCCGGGGATCATGGCGACCCGGTCGCTGCCGTCGGCCAAGGACCGGCTGGCCACGATGATGGGCGCGCCGCTGATGACCTGCTCGGCGCGGCTGCCGGTGTACATCCTGCTGATCAGCATGCTGTTGAGCGCCGACGCGCGGGTCGGCCCGTTCAGCGCGCGCGGCGTGGTGATGTTCGTGCTCTACCTGCTGGGCGCGGTGGCCGCGATGACGGTCGCCGCGGTCTTCAAGCGGCTGACATCGCGGGGTGTTCCGCTGCTGCCGTTCTACATGGAGATGCCGCCGTACCAGATTCCGCGGCTGCGGACGGTGGCCGCCGAGGTGTGGACCGCCGCCTCGGCGTTCCTGCGCAAAGTCACCTCGATCATCCTGGCCACCACCGTGGTGTTGTGGGTGCTGCTCAACCTGCCGCTGCGCCCTGACGCCGAGATCGCCGCTGCCGGCGTGGACACCTCCGACCGTGCGGCGGTGTCGGCCTACGTGCTGGACCACTCGTATGCAGCGTCGGTGGGACGCGCGATCGAGCCGGTCTTCGAGCCGCTGGGCTTCGACTGGCGGATCAACATCGGCATCCTGTCCTCGCTGGCGGCGCGGGAGACGTTCGTCGCCACCCTCGGTCAGGTCGCTGCCGCGCAGACGCCCGACGACCCGGCGTCCTCGCTGCGCGCGATGCGCGTCGAGGACGGGCCGTCGGCCGGCCGGGTGCTGTTCGACGCGCCGACCATCGCGGCGCTGCTGGTGTTCTTCATGTTCGCGCTGCAGTGCATGTCGACGGTGGGTGTGCTGCGCCGCGAGACCGGCTCGTGGAGGTGGCCGGCGATCGCGTGGGCCTACATGTTCGCGCTGGCGTGGGTGCTGGCGTTCCTGACCCGTAGTGTCGTCGCGGCCGGGTGGTGATCGGTCTGCACGCCGAACGGGTGACCGGCGAACCGCAGGCGGTGCGCTGGGTGGTAGCGACCGAGGGTGTTGCGCTCGGGCGGGTGGTGAGCGCGCCCGGCGATCTGGGGCGGCTGCTGGCCGACGGCACGCTGACCGCAGGCCTGGTGGAGCGCACGGCGGTGTGGCTGTGGCTGCGCGGGGGACTGTCCTGGCGCGACGAAGGAGCGCCGGTCTCCGCGGCGCTGCGGGCGGCGCTCGCCGAGCCGCGCGCCTGGGTGATCGAACCCGCTGCCGGGGAGATTCTGGAACGGGTGACCGCGGATCTTCTCGACGGATCGGTGGGCGACTTCGTGCGCTCGCATGGCGGATCGGTGACGGCCGAACGCGACGGCGAGGTCGTGACGGTGAAGCTGGGCGGGGCGTGCGAGCATTGCCCGGCCGCCGAGCACACGCTGTATCAGCGCCTCATCGGCGAGCTTCGCCGCCGGTGTCCGAATCTCGTCGAACTGGACTCCGGCGGTGGGCGGCCGGGCCTGACCTTGGCGGACAGCTGAACGTGCGCTGCTGACCGCGGCATCGAGTCTGCGTCGGGCCGGGGTCCGATGAGGAACATTCGGTTGTCCCCGAAGGAGCGCCACACCACGGATGTGACGTCAGCGAAACCGCTTGAGCCGCAGGCTGTTCGTGACCACCAGCACCGAGGAGAACGCCATCGCCGCGCCCGCGATCATCGGGTTGAGCAGGCCCAGCGCCGCCAGCGGGATGGCCGCCACGTTGTAGCCGAACGCCCAGAACAGGTTCTGCTTGATGATCCGCAGCGTGCGCGCCGAGAGCCGCAGCGCGGTCGGCACCGTGCGCAGGTCACCGCGGACCAGCGTGATGTCACCGGCCTCGATGGCGGCGTCGGTTCCGGTACCCATGGCCATACCGACGTCGGCGGTGGCCAGCGCGACGGAGTCGTTGACACCATCGCCGACCATCGCGACCTTGCGCCCCTGATCCTGCAGACGCTTGATGGCGTCGGCCTTTTCCGAGGGCAGCACGCCGGCGATCACGTCACCGGGGGCGATACCGACCTCGGTGGCCACCCGCGCGGCCACGGCCGCGTTGTCACCGGTGAGCAGCACCGGGGTGATGCCCATCGACTTCAATTCGGCGATCGCGTCGGCACTGGTCGGCTTCACGGCGTCGACCAACCGGATCACGCCGCGCTCCGAACCGTCCCAACTGACCCCGACGCTGGTGCGCCCGTCGTCGTCGGACGCCCGCGCCACCCGGACCGTCAGCCCGTCGACCACACCGTGCACTCCCGTGCCGGGCTCGTTGACGAAGTCGCTGACCGCCGCAACGGCGAGCCCGCGCTCACGGGCGGCGGCCACGACTGCCACGGCCACCGGATGCTCGGAGGCCGACTCGACGGCAGCCGCACGAGCCAGCACTGTGTCGGGCTCGGCGCCCTCGACCGCAGCGACGGCCATGGTGCCGGTGGTGACCGTTCCGGTCTTGTCCAGCACGACGGTGTCGATGCCGGTGACGGTCTCGAGCACCTGCGGCTCCTTGATGAGCACGCCGAGTTGCGCGCCGCGGCCGGTGCCCACCAGAATCGCCGTCGGAGTGGCCAGACCAAGAGCGCACGGGCAGGCGATGATCAGCACCGCGACCGCGGCGGTGAACGCCGCCGTGACGGGCTGCCCGGAGAGCAGCCACGCCGCCAGCGTGACGGCCGCGATGGCGAGCACCACGGGCACGAACACCGCCGAGACGCGGTCTGCCAAGCGCTGGATCGAGGCCTTGCCGCTCTGCGCGTCGGCGACCATCCGCGCCATCCGGGACAGCTGGGTGTCAGCGCCAACCCGGCTGGCGCGCACCAGGATTCGCCCGTAGGTGTTGACCGCGCCGCCGAGCACCTCGGCGCCGGCACGAACGTCCACCGGCACCGACTCACCCGTCATCGCCGAGGTGTCCAGCGCCGAGGCCCCGTCGACGACGACGCCGTCGGTGGCCACCCGCTCACCGGGACGCACCACGATCACGTCACCCACCCGCAACTCCTCGGCAGGTATGCGGACCTCGGCGTCCTCGCGCAGCACCACGGCCTCCTTGGCCCCCAGCGACAGCAACGCGCGCAGGGCCGCTCCGGCCGACCGCTTGGCCTTTGCCTCGGCGTAGCGGCCGGCCAGCAGGAACACCGTGACGGCCGCGGCCACCTCGAGGTACACGTGGCCATGGCCGGTGACGACCGCGACCACCGACCACAGATAGGCCGCCAGCGTGCCGATCGACACCAGGGTGTCCATGGTCGACGAGCCGTGCCGCGCGCTGTTGAGCGCGGCCTTGTGGAACGGGTAGCCGCCCCAGAACACGATCGGCGTGGCCAGCGCCAACACCAGCCACTGCCAGCCCGGGAACTGCCACGGCATCACCATCGACAGCGCTAGCACTGGGACCGCCAGCACGGCCGATCCGATCAGCCGCGGTCGCAGCTGATCGGTGGGCACGTCGTGATTCATGTGGTCGTGACCCATGTGGCCGGAATGGTCGATCACCGAGGCGTGGTAGCCGGTGTCCTCCACGGCATGGATCAGATCGTGCTGCGAGACCTGCGGCCCGTGTTCGACGTGCGCGCGCTCGACGGCGAAGTTCACCGTCGCCTGCACACCGTCGAGGTCGTTGAGGCTGCGCTCGATCTTGGCCGCGCACGATGCGCAGCTCATGCCGCTCAACTGCAGATCGGTCGTCGCCATACTGGTGACTATACCCCTAGGGGGTATCTCGTCAAGGGGGGTGTGCGCGACGTGACGCAACGGCGTCGAGGTCTACAAGCTGCCGACTACGGTGCAGGTGCTGAAAGGCCAGACTCGGGTGTTCTGAGCCGGCGTCTGCCGCGAACCAGCCCGGCCACACCGAGGACCAGCAGCACGCCGGCGGCGGTGGCCAGCAGCATGGTCAGCAGCATCATCGGCGGACTGTAGGCCACCGACGTAGTGGCGGGCTGGCCGTCGGCGATCGGCGCCACCTCGACGATGGTGCGTACCCGCAGCCAGCTGAGCACCGCGCCGATCAGGGCGAGAGCGGCCAGCACGAGCTGGACGACGTGCCTCACGGTGTGCGTTCCTCGACCAGGTGGGTCAGCGCTTCCCGAAGCTCGCGATGCTTGCGCGCCCAGGCCTGGGCCGTGCGATCGCCGGTCAGCTCGATGCCGACGCCCTTCCGTCCGCGGGGCACGCCACTGAGCTCGCCCAGCGCCCGAGACGTCTGCCACGTCTCCAACAGCGCGCCGGGCTTCGTAGATTTCGCCGTGTGCTTGGCTTCGGGAAACACCGCGACGATGGTCCGGACCGGGATGACCTCGATACCCTGCCGCAACGAATCGGCGGTGAGCTCGACGCTGGCGTGGATCCGCGCGGCGTGAACCTGCAGCCACAGGAAGCCGGTGACCAGCACCAGGAAGATCAGCGGTATCGCCGGCTGAAAGCCCACCCCACCCTTGAACTGGATGAGCAGCATCGCCAGGCCCGACGCGGGCCCGGCGAGCAGCCAGTTCCAGCTGGCTCCCTGTTCGTAGAACAGGGGCGCCTCATGCTCGACGAGCTGCTCCTCAGGCATCGGGCCGTGATTCCGGGTCGGGGTTGAACCACTTGGCCACCGGCGGACGGCTCAGCAGCAGCGTGCCGACGATGATCGGCACCAGACTCAGCAGGGCGAAGATGTGCGTGCCGAAGAACACCGCGATCAGACCGACGAGGACGACGATCGCCAGGCCCAGACCCATGGTGGCCCGGCGGAACCGGGGATCACCCGCGCGGGTGCGCACCGCGAGGGCGGCCAGGGCGACGGCGGCCAGCGCGCACACCACCCCGGAGCCGCGGTGGAAACGCAGGTAGTCGCGGATGGTCTGGTCCGACACCGACGGGCCGGCCGCCTTCCGCAGGGTGTCGAAACCCAGCGCGGCGGCCAGCAGTCCGTCGGCGAGCAACAGCACGGCGCCGACGACCAGGAGCCAGAAGGCGGCTTCGACCGCGCGGGGCCGGGGTTCGGTTGGGGTCATCGTCGGGCAGCCTAGTCGCCGACGATGCGGGCCGGTCCGCGGCCCGAGGAGGAGGCGGCCGTTGGGCCTGAGTCGCCGACGATGCGGGCCGGTCCGCGGCCCGAGGAGGAGGCGGCCGTTGGGCCTGAGTCGCCGACGATGCGGGCCGGTCCGCGGCCCGAGGAGGAGGCGGCCGTTGGGCCTGAGTCGCCGACGATGCGGGCCGGTCCGCGGCCCGAGGAGGAGGCGGCCGTTGGGCCTGAGTCGCCGACGATGCGGGCCGGTCCGCGGCCCGAGGAGGAGGCGGCCGTTGGGCCTGAGTCGCCGACGATGCGGGCCGGTCCGCGGCCCGAGGAGGAGGCGGCCGTTGGGCCTGAGTGGTCACTTGGTGAAGAACCCGTGCGCGTCCTGGCGGTGCAGCAGATAGGTGCCGCCCACGATCAGCACCGACCCGATGATTCCGGTGACCGCGAACGTCACCGCAGCCACCGGCTCGCGGGGTACGGAGAACAAGCTGGCCGCGGTGTAGATGACGGTGGCCACCCCGCCACCGGT is drawn from Candidatus Mycolicibacterium alkanivorans and contains these coding sequences:
- a CDS encoding heavy metal translocating P-type ATPase, with the protein product MATTDLQLSGMSCASCAAKIERSLNDLDGVQATVNFAVERAHVEHGPQVSQHDLIHAVEDTGYHASVIDHSGHMGHDHMNHDVPTDQLRPRLIGSAVLAVPVLALSMVMPWQFPGWQWLVLALATPIVFWGGYPFHKAALNSARHGSSTMDTLVSIGTLAAYLWSVVAVVTGHGHVYLEVAAAVTVFLLAGRYAEAKAKRSAGAALRALLSLGAKEAVVLREDAEVRIPAEELRVGDVIVVRPGERVATDGVVVDGASALDTSAMTGESVPVDVRAGAEVLGGAVNTYGRILVRASRVGADTQLSRMARMVADAQSGKASIQRLADRVSAVFVPVVLAIAAVTLAAWLLSGQPVTAAFTAAVAVLIIACPCALGLATPTAILVGTGRGAQLGVLIKEPQVLETVTGIDTVVLDKTGTVTTGTMAVAAVEGAEPDTVLARAAAVESASEHPVAVAVVAAARERGLAVAAVSDFVNEPGTGVHGVVDGLTVRVARASDDDGRTSVGVSWDGSERGVIRLVDAVKPTSADAIAELKSMGITPVLLTGDNAAVAARVATEVGIAPGDVIAGVLPSEKADAIKRLQDQGRKVAMVGDGVNDSVALATADVGMAMGTGTDAAIEAGDITLVRGDLRTVPTALRLSARTLRIIKQNLFWAFGYNVAAIPLAALGLLNPMIAGAAMAFSSVLVVTNSLRLKRFR
- a CDS encoding DUF3093 domain-containing protein; translation: MPEEQLVEHEAPLFYEQGASWNWLLAGPASGLAMLLIQFKGGVGFQPAIPLIFLVLVTGFLWLQVHAARIHASVELTADSLRQGIEVIPVRTIVAVFPEAKHTAKSTKPGALLETWQTSRALGELSGVPRGRKGVGIELTGDRTAQAWARKHRELREALTHLVEERTP
- the feoB gene encoding ferrous iron transporter B, encoding MSGHHHHGGGTAEANVGLTRFAVVGSPNSGKTTLFNAMTGLHAKTGNYPGVTVARFEGRMRLGEHDTVVVEDLPGTYSLDPISPDEQIVVDVLDTDHHNTRVDVPDALLVLLNATTLRRSLGLLAQLLQTGLPVCVVLTFADDLARRRGRLDVEALSRALGVPVVAVVAGHRDGVEALRAVMADHRSWTTPVVLPPTDTAEVTAWVDSVLAAADYSVPDLDHRTRRIDAVLLHPVAGTVVFLLTMFVFFQTIFTVAAPLQDLVGRFFGWLGELVAEHIHISWLSAFLSEAVIGGVGSVLVFVPQIALLFILIALLEGTGYLARAAFLMDRVMARAGLEGRAFVALLSSVACAIPGIMATRSLPSAKDRLATMMGAPLMTCSARLPVYILLISMLLSADARVGPFSARGVVMFVLYLLGAVAAMTVAAVFKRLTSRGVPLLPFYMEMPPYQIPRLRTVAAEVWTAASAFLRKVTSIILATTVVLWVLLNLPLRPDAEIAAAGVDTSDRAAVSAYVLDHSYAASVGRAIEPVFEPLGFDWRINIGILSSLAARETFVATLGQVAAAQTPDDPASSLRAMRVEDGPSAGRVLFDAPTIAALLVFFMFALQCMSTVGVLRRETGSWRWPAIAWAYMFALAWVLAFLTRSVVAAGW
- a CDS encoding FeoA family protein, encoding MSSVSDRMSRRRLASGAEVDTPATVTLADLERGQRARVVGYGDEVAGSTARRFFDLGIVPGIEVTMVRRAPLRDPVVFRVGDYEIALRAAQSRCIHVEPAS
- a CDS encoding NifU family protein, whose product is MVIGLHAERVTGEPQAVRWVVATEGVALGRVVSAPGDLGRLLADGTLTAGLVERTAVWLWLRGGLSWRDEGAPVSAALRAALAEPRAWVIEPAAGEILERVTADLLDGSVGDFVRSHGGSVTAERDGEVVTVKLGGACEHCPAAEHTLYQRLIGELRRRCPNLVELDSGGGRPGLTLADS